The Candidatus Poribacteria bacterium genomic sequence TGAGACTGATAAGGCCCCCAATAATGATAAGCGTAAAGTGAAAAAAGCGAAGCAAGATAAACTGGGTATGCCTTGCAATTTGGAAATCTTGGAACACCTGTCTCCTGAGCACCCATTGCAGGTATTTAGAGAGGATAAACATCCCGAAGATGATCACAAACGCATAAAATAGCCTCGCTAAAGTTAAGTTACCCCCCTCTTCAACGGTTTCAATTGGCGATGCTTCTCCAGATTCATCAATCTCGACAGTTTTTTTAGGAGGTTGAAACAACTCTGTAAGTGGGTAATGAAAGAGTTTACTAAGGAAACCCGTGCTAATTCCTGCAAACCTGAAAGCCAAACCACCCCCGACAATCAGAATGATGAGAAATAGCAACGCGAGTAACCGATTTTGGATATCTTTGGATATCCTGAGGCGATCAAAAAGACGACGGAACCATCGATATAAAGATCCTGCTACCAGCAATGTGGCAGTCAAAGTCAGGATTAATGAAATAATTTGGGAAACTTTTATGGGTTCACCCAAAATGTTTACCGATGTTTCAACTAAATCACGGATCTGTTGAATTAATTCATTCATCTTATCTTATCCTATCTATTATTTATGGTGGATGCTATGCAGCGTGTCTAAATTCAGAGCCATTTTCTGAACTTGAAATAGAGAAACATAGCGATGCCAACGCCCGCCATCACTAACAAAACAATAGGGTAGCCCCATTCCGCTTCCAGTTCGGGCATGGATTTGAAATTCATCCCATAAATACCGGCGATGAAGGTCAGCGGAATAAAAAACGTCGCAACGATCGTTAGCACCTTCATGACTTCATTCATCCTATGACTCACCGCCGAGGTATAGGTATCAAACAGATCCGAAGCCGCGCTGCGAAGGGTCTCTAACATGTGGATAATCTGAATCAAATGATCATAGACATCTCGGAAATATAGAGATGTTTCTTGCGTGAAGAGTGGAATTTCGTCATCTAACACATCATTGAGAACATCGCGCAGCGGAAGAATCGGTCTACGTAAAAGTAGACACTCCCTTCTCAGATCGTTGATTTTCGCGAGAACTTCTGATGTCGGGTTTGTAATGGCTTCTTCCTCCACCGATTCAATTTGATCGCTGAGGTGTTCCAACACGATGAAGTAGTTATCAACAATAACATCTATCAACGCGTATGCAAGATAATCGGACCGCATCTTTCGAACTCTGCTATTAACGTTTGTGAGTCTACTGTGAATAGGCGCGAAGAGGGATCCGGGGTTTTCTTGGAGCGACATTACAAAATTTTCGCCAATAATAAGACCGATTTGCTCCCTGGAGATGTTTAGAGATGCCGTATTAGAATCAAGATGCTTGAAAATAATAAAGACATAGTCTTCATGTATTTCTATTTTGGGGAGATGGGTAGGACTCATCAAATCTTCAAGCACAAGGGAATTAATCCCGAAATGCTCTCCAATCTCTTCAATAATCTGCGTATCATGAACGCCTTCAATGTGAATCCAGGTGACAGTCGCTGTATCTTTGAAAGGCAGGCACGCCTCTATCGTTTGAACCTCTTCTTCATGAAGGTGTGTTTCATCATAATCAGTGACGGTAATCCTAACCGGCTCTGTTCGCTCTTCACCAACATAAACAAGCGTTCCAGGCGGAAGCCCAACTTTTTGGGAATATCTTTTGAAGGGATTTAACAAAGAAATTCTCAATTTACAGTCTCCGTGACATAACGCGAGTCAGTAATATTATCCGCATCGGAGAAACCCTTCCCTCGTAGGGGCGAGGTTGCCTCGCCCGATAATCCAGTGCACACTTAATTATCGGTTTCACCATAATGATAGAAATTACGAGATACACCCAAAAACAGGGCATCTGTTCCAACAATTATGACGAACAGAATTCGCATAAAGTTACATTAGCCGTAATACGCATGATTTTAGGCAGGAGATAAAAATTAGTGGAGAATTGAATGGCTCTGGAAAAGGAAGTTAGTGAGTTTCGAGGCGGGTCTATTGGGTTTGTGAAGAGGCATTCAAAAAATCTAACCCTATTGCATTTTTGGTAGATTTTGTGAACAAAAAAGCCTGTCTACATCTCCACGCTAAAGCATGAAGTTTTGACAGGCTAGAGGAAAATAAGCCGCAATCCCAGAATCGCTGCTACTGTAGCATCGCTTGAGCCGTGCGGACAACAGCATCGGCATCGCACTGACACAGCGCATAGAGATGCTGAACATCGCCGTGTTCAACAAATTCATCTGGAATACCGAGATTTCTGACGTGTACGTCTTTGAGACCTGCTGCAGCGAGTGCCTCTAAGACAGCACTCCCGAAACCGCCCATTATCACGCCATCTTCAATCGTTATTACCTTACCGATCCGTTCCGCAAGCGGCAGAATCGTCGCGGTGTCCAGCGGCTTGACAAACCGTGCGTTAATAACCGCCGCTGAGATTCCAGAATCCGCTAACGTTTGCGCCGCTTCAAGCGCAGGATAGACGCGGTTGCCGATACCAATCACAAGCACGTCCTCACCCTCTCTGACGATTTCACTTTTTCCAATCGGGAGTACCTGCGGTTCCGCCGCCATTTTCACACCGACACCAGTGCCGCGCGGGTAACGGAACGCAATCGGACCCTCTTGATATGATACAGCCGTCTTTACCATAGACTGGAGTTCGTTCTCATCTTTGGGTGCCATGACAACCATGTTTGGAATAGAGCGGAGGAATGCGAAATCGAAAACACCGTGATGTGTTGGACCGTCCGCGCCCACAAGCCCTGCTCTGTCCAATGCAAAAACAACGGGAAGGTTTTGGATGCACACGTCGTGTAGCACTTGATCGTAACTTCGTTGAAGGAAAGTAGAATAGATAGCCGCAACGGGACGCATGCCTTGGGTCGCAAGTCCACCCGCAAATGTAACGGCGCACTGTTCTGCCAAACCAATGTCAAAGCATCGACTCGGAAATGCGTTGGCAAACTTATCGAGCCCCGTACCCCCAGGCATTGCTGCCGTAACACCGACGATCCGCGCATCGCGTTTCGCTAATTCAATCAACGTCCGGCTGAAGACTTCCGTATAGGCGGGTGTTTCTGGCTTCGGTTTGGTCGTCTTACCCGTTTTCAGATTGAACGGACCACTAACACTATAGAACCCCACAGGATCCTCTTCCGCTGGCGTATACCCACGACCTTTTTCGGTTACCACATGCAGTAGAATAGGACCAGAGAGGTTGCGGATGCCTGTCAAAACAGGTATCAGTGCCTCTAAATCGTTTCCGTCGAGCGGACCGAAATAGCGGAACCCGAATTCCTCAAACAGTGTGCCCGGTTTCAAGGATGCCTCAATCTTCCGTGCGATCTGCTTGGCATCTTCTGAAATCATGTTCATCAACTCCTTCGCACCCGAGCGGAGGAAATTGTACTGCGGCGAACTCGTGAGTTTGTGAAAATGTTTAGAGAACGCCCCGACAGTCGCTGAAATCGACATATTGTTGTCGTTGAGAATGACGGTCATATCGTTTCTAAAGTCACCCGCGGCGTTCAACGCTTCAAACGCCATGCCGCCTGTTAACCCACCATCTCCAATGACAGCAACCACTTTGTAATGCTCATTGATGAGATCTCTCGCAGTGGCAATCCCCAACGCCGCCGCGATGGAAGTACTGGAGTGCCCCGCCCCAAAAACGTCATATTCACTCTCGGCTCTACTGAGGAATCCACTGATACCCCCACTCTGCCGGAGCGTTGGAAAGGATTCTCGCCTACCCGTGAGCAATTTATGCGGATACGCTTGATGTCCAATGTCCCAGATGACTTTGTCGCGCGGTGTATCATATACTTTGTGCAACGCTATTGCGAGTTCAATAGTCCCGAAGTTTGGAGCGAAATGCCCTGGATGCTCAGAGAGCACTGCCAACAGATAAGCGCGCATCTCTTCAGCAAGCCCCTTGAGTTCATCGAGTTCAAGTTTTTTCAAATCTGTTGGGTTGTTAATCTTTTCTAAGAACATATTTTAATTTACCTTGCGGTTCGATCAGGGAGGTTTGATAAATAAAGGGTTTCCGCTCCGTATATCCGCCCTCCGCTACGCTTACGGACTACACGGTTTGGACTGATGTTTATAAAGACTCTTTAACTGATAACTGATAACTGAAAGTGAGCGTACGAACGCTCTGATAACTACTAAAAATCTGTTTCCAGGACATTTTCAACACGTTGTTCAGCGTTTTCGAGCATCTGCCTACACGATGCGATCAAACCGATGCCCTCTTCAAAGAGTTTGAGGGAATCCTCAAGCGGTAGTTCGTTCCCCTCTTCGAGCTGCTCAACAATTTGTGTGAGTTTTTTGAGTTTTTCTTCAAATGTCATTTTTTTTACCTATAACATTACATTATTGAATTGTAGGAGGGAACTCCGATTCCCGACTCTTTAAAGGTAGTAGGCACACTCCGTATGCCGTCCACTGTTCGTAGTAGGACGATTCATCGCACGTCCTCTTACGTCCCCTGATAAGGGAGGTCCTGACGGTAGACACGGCTACTCCTCCGACAAAAGCTCCTCAACGCGACATGCCAGATGTCCATCGGCGAGTTGAACCTCGACCCTATCGCCTACCGACACCTGTTCAGCCGAGGAGAGGACTTCCCCATCCGTTTTCCGACTGATGCTATATCCGCGCTGCAATGTAGCCAACGGACTCAGCGCGTTTAAACGTTGTGCAAGGGTTCGGAAGTCGCGTTCACGATTAGAAAGACCCCGCGTCATAGCATTCCGACACATAGTTTCTAAGTCGTCTATCCTCTGGGAACGTTGATAAAGAGCGTCCTTTCTTCGTGTCGGTGAGAGTCGGGTCTCAAGGTCTTGGAGGCGTGTTGTGTGCGCATCAAATCGGGCATTTATCATTCCCCGCAGCCACGCGTCATATCCGTCTAATCGGTCAAGAAGTTCAGTCTGATCTGGAACGATATGTTCAATTGCCGCCGAAGGTGTCGGTGCGCGATGATCCGCCACCAAATCAGAGATCGTGGTATCCGTCTCATGCCCAACCGCTGACACGACCGGAATCACAGAAGCGAAAATTGCACGCGCAACTATCTCCTCGTTGAACGCCCAGAGATCCTCAATCGAACCGCCACCGCGACCGACGATTAACACATCTATATCCTCCCGTTGGTTCATTGCCCGGATCGCCTGAACAATCTCCTCTGCCGCATCATCACCTTGTACACGGCTCGGATGTAGCAACACCTCGGCTAACGGGTATCGCTTGCGGAGCTGTTGGCAGATGTCCTGAAACGCCGCGCCTGTCGCCGATGTTACCACACCGATTTTCTTCGGATATTTGGGTAACGGTTTTTTATGTGCAGGATCAAACAAACCCTCTACAGTAAGCCGCTCCTGCAATTCCTCAAAAGCCCGTTGCAACGCACCGACTCCCAATGGTTTCACCGCTCTCACCGTAATCTGGTATATCCCCTGAGGCCCATAGACCCCAATTTTTCCTTGTACCTGCACCTCTTCACCGTGGCGAATCAAAGCGCGAAAGCGAGCCGCGTTATTCTGCCAAATTATACATTTGATTTGATTTGTCTCATCTTTAAGCGTGAAATAGATGCGCCCCGAACCATGGTGTGTGCAATTTGATATCTGTCCACGCACATACACATTTTGCAGATGCGGCTGTTGTTCTATCAGACGCTTCAGCAGATCCGTTATTTCACTAACACTATGGACAGTTCTTGTTGCCATCGGCATTTCCAATTGCATAATAGTCTTCACTTTTTAATTATATCTTGTGGTTCGGTCAGGTAGATGAAGATATTTTCGTTTCTTTACGTTACCCGCCCACGTGTTTTTGCTTGGGGTGTTTTTGCTTGGGTATTTCTGCGTATTGCTTGGGGTTTTTGCTTGGGCGTTTCTGCGTATTTCTGCGTGTTTCTGCGTGTTTCTGCGTATTGTTGCATCTTTTGTAGCAGAGTCTCCTATTAGGAAATCCTGCCTCTTCACCCTTTCTTATCAAGGCACATCACAGTCAATCACATAAATCACAGTCGCTCTTATAACTGAAAACTGACAACTGGTAACTGATAACTAATTTAATACTGATGCTGCACCGGCACGATGCTCACTGCCAGTCCTGTTTCTTCGTCAAGTTCTATCTCAGCACCACAAAGCTTGACGTTACCTTTAGCGACAACAAAACGCGCAGGCATCATCGTCAAAAACCGCCCAAGCGAAATATCTATCTGCGTGCCGATCACCGAATCGTAGGGGCCCGTCATACCGACATCTGTAATGTAAGCCGTGCCTTGTGGAAGAACACGCGCATCCGCCGTCTGAACGTGCGTGTGCGTGCCAAGCACTGCACCCACTCTGCCGTCTGCGTGCCAGCCCATCGCAATTTTTTCAGAGGTCGCTTCCGCATGAAAATCAAGGAGAATATAAGGTGTCACCGCTTTCACTTCAGGTAAAATCGCATCAAGCGCGTGAAACGGATTGGTATAAGCATTCATGAAAAGCTGACCCGCGAGATTAATGACACCGAGTTGCATTTGTCCGTCATCGGAGGTAACAAGGGTTACACCGCGTCCAGGAACATCCGTCGGATAATTCGCAGGGCGTATCAACTGCGGTGTTGTCTCTATAAAGCCGAAAATCTCGTGCTTATCCCAAACATGGTTCCCTGTTGTAATCGCCGAGACCCCGGATGCCAGCAGTTGATCAACAATGTCAAACGTTAACCCTTTGCCACCCGCCGTGTTCTCTCCGTTCGCAACGATGAAATCGTAGTTGTGCCGGTATTCTTCCAAAAACCGGACTGTTGCTGATCTGCCGGGTCTGCCAACAATATCCCCGATAAACAATATTTTCATATTTTTAATGTTCCTTGCGGTTCGGTCAGGTCGGTTTCAAGTTTAACGTTCCTTTCCGTATATCCGCCCTCCATTTCATTACGGGCTATGCGCCCTTTAAACAAACCCGTAGCCTGCAACATCGGCGCAGGGTGTTTTTGCTTGGGTATTTCTGCGTATTGCTGGGGTGTTTCTTCAGATATACGGAAAGACCCTTTATGCATCAAATCCACCTGACCGAACCGCAAGGTAAAATTAAAGATCCGCAAGCGTAAAAACGGATGCGAACGAACAACCGAGCGCATTAATTTTCGTCGCACCACCTGCCTGCCGATCAATAGCAGCAACGACGTGCTCCACCCTATACCCCTCTGCACGGATCTGCTCAATAGATGTACAGACCTGTCCCGCAGTCGTAATCACATCTTCTATGACGACAAGTGTACTGCCTTCCGCAACGCCACCTTCAATGAGGTTACACGTGCCGTACGTTTTCGCTTCCTTCCGAACATAGAAACACGGCAATCCCGTTTGCAACGAGAGCGCAGTTGCGAGCGGGATACCCCCTAATTCTAAACCTGCCAACCCGTCGCATTCAGAGGGCAGTAATTTTGCCATCTCCTCAGCAATCGCAGCGAGCAGTGCGGGATCGCTCTCGAACCGGTATTTGTCCCAATAAAAGTTGCTGATGTTCCCAGAGCGGAGTACGAATTCTCCTGTAAGATAGGAAACCGCGCGTATCTGTTCTGCAAGTTCTGTTTTTGTCATATTTTTATAGTTATCAGTTATCGGTTGTCAGTTGTCGGAAGAATGGTTGTCGGTGTGTCCCGCTTCGCTCCATTTTCGGTTATAGGTACGTTCGCTGCGCTCACTTTAAGTTATTGGTTATTGGTTATAAGTTAAGAGTCTCTCGCTAAACGATAACCTCTTAACTTACAACCTAAAGGTTTTTCGGAGAAAAACCGAACCGATAACTGACAACTATTAAAACACTTCAATATGTGCCGTGTCTCCTGCTACCACTTCCCCAATAACAGCCGCTTCTGGACAATCCGCCGCACGGAGTTCCGCTATCGCCGCGTCGGCGTTCTCTGCCGAAAGCGAAAACAGCAGTCCACCCGACGTTTCTGCCTCCATCAAAATATGCCGCATCGCCTCACTATCGGTATGGAAGGTAACCTTGTCAGCGAGGAACGTCATATTCGCAAGATAGGCTTGCGTATAGGTGTCCTGTG encodes the following:
- the corA gene encoding magnesium/cobalt transporter CorA; its protein translation is MLNPFKRYSQKVGLPPGTLVYVGEERTEPVRITVTDYDETHLHEEEVQTIEACLPFKDTATVTWIHIEGVHDTQIIEEIGEHFGINSLVLEDLMSPTHLPKIEIHEDYVFIIFKHLDSNTASLNISREQIGLIIGENFVMSLQENPGSLFAPIHSRLTNVNSRVRKMRSDYLAYALIDVIVDNYFIVLEHLSDQIESVEEEAITNPTSEVLAKINDLRRECLLLRRPILPLRDVLNDVLDDEIPLFTQETSLYFRDVYDHLIQIIHMLETLRSAASDLFDTYTSAVSHRMNEVMKVLTIVATFFIPLTFIAGIYGMNFKSMPELEAEWGYPIVLLVMAGVGIAMFLYFKFRKWL
- the dxs gene encoding 1-deoxy-D-xylulose-5-phosphate synthase translates to MFLEKINNPTDLKKLELDELKGLAEEMRAYLLAVLSEHPGHFAPNFGTIELAIALHKVYDTPRDKVIWDIGHQAYPHKLLTGRRESFPTLRQSGGISGFLSRAESEYDVFGAGHSSTSIAAALGIATARDLINEHYKVVAVIGDGGLTGGMAFEALNAAGDFRNDMTVILNDNNMSISATVGAFSKHFHKLTSSPQYNFLRSGAKELMNMISEDAKQIARKIEASLKPGTLFEEFGFRYFGPLDGNDLEALIPVLTGIRNLSGPILLHVVTEKGRGYTPAEEDPVGFYSVSGPFNLKTGKTTKPKPETPAYTEVFSRTLIELAKRDARIVGVTAAMPGGTGLDKFANAFPSRCFDIGLAEQCAVTFAGGLATQGMRPVAAIYSTFLQRSYDQVLHDVCIQNLPVVFALDRAGLVGADGPTHHGVFDFAFLRSIPNMVVMAPKDENELQSMVKTAVSYQEGPIAFRYPRGTGVGVKMAAEPQVLPIGKSEIVREGEDVLVIGIGNRVYPALEAAQTLADSGISAAVINARFVKPLDTATILPLAERIGKVITIEDGVIMGGFGSAVLEALAAAGLKDVHVRNLGIPDEFVEHGDVQHLYALCQCDADAVVRTAQAMLQ
- the xseB gene encoding exodeoxyribonuclease VII small subunit, which encodes MTFEEKLKKLTQIVEQLEEGNELPLEDSLKLFEEGIGLIASCRQMLENAEQRVENVLETDF
- the xseA gene encoding exodeoxyribonuclease VII large subunit, with the protein product MQLEMPMATRTVHSVSEITDLLKRLIEQQPHLQNVYVRGQISNCTHHGSGRIYFTLKDETNQIKCIIWQNNAARFRALIRHGEEVQVQGKIGVYGPQGIYQITVRAVKPLGVGALQRAFEELQERLTVEGLFDPAHKKPLPKYPKKIGVVTSATGAAFQDICQQLRKRYPLAEVLLHPSRVQGDDAAEEIVQAIRAMNQREDIDVLIVGRGGGSIEDLWAFNEEIVARAIFASVIPVVSAVGHETDTTISDLVADHRAPTPSAAIEHIVPDQTELLDRLDGYDAWLRGMINARFDAHTTRLQDLETRLSPTRRKDALYQRSQRIDDLETMCRNAMTRGLSNRERDFRTLAQRLNALSPLATLQRGYSISRKTDGEVLSSAEQVSVGDRVEVQLADGHLACRVEELLSEE
- a CDS encoding TIGR00282 family metallophosphoesterase, whose product is MKILFIGDIVGRPGRSATVRFLEEYRHNYDFIVANGENTAGGKGLTFDIVDQLLASGVSAITTGNHVWDKHEIFGFIETTPQLIRPANYPTDVPGRGVTLVTSDDGQMQLGVINLAGQLFMNAYTNPFHALDAILPEVKAVTPYILLDFHAEATSEKIAMGWHADGRVGAVLGTHTHVQTADARVLPQGTAYITDVGMTGPYDSVIGTQIDISLGRFLTMMPARFVVAKGNVKLCGAEIELDEETGLAVSIVPVQHQY
- the pyrE gene encoding orotate phosphoribosyltransferase, coding for MTKTELAEQIRAVSYLTGEFVLRSGNISNFYWDKYRFESDPALLAAIAEEMAKLLPSECDGLAGLELGGIPLATALSLQTGLPCFYVRKEAKTYGTCNLIEGGVAEGSTLVVIEDVITTAGQVCTSIEQIRAEGYRVEHVVAAIDRQAGGATKINALGCSFASVFTLADL